One segment of Streptosporangium brasiliense DNA contains the following:
- a CDS encoding glycosyltransferase: MGGSVKQLTAPPRTRLVEIVVPVHNEQRVLAESVRRLHAYLTGTFPYGFRITIADNASTDATWTIAAGLGRELPHVRAVHLDAKGRGRALRRVWSGSDADVVSYMDVDLSTDLDAFLPLVAPLLSGHSDLAIGTRLSKGANVVRGPKREFISRSYNLLLRSAMGAGFSDAQCGFKAARTEIAQALLPAVEDEEWFFDTELLLLAERHGLRIHEVPVDWVDDPDSRVDIARTAMDDLRGMARVARKTLSGAARIPVPPRVQKARLPAGMARQLPSFALIGVISTLAHLALFVTLRLVVPAVVANAVALLVTAVANTAANRRFTFGVTGRAGALRQQLEGGLAFLIGLLLSTGGLTLLGHLIPGASATTEIAAVVAANALATLVRFLLLRAWVFNPRRTKEAAR, from the coding sequence ATGGGGGGAAGCGTGAAGCAGTTGACGGCACCGCCACGCACCCGGCTGGTCGAGATCGTGGTCCCCGTGCACAACGAGCAGCGGGTGCTCGCCGAGAGCGTCCGCCGCCTGCACGCCTACCTCACGGGCACCTTCCCGTACGGCTTCCGCATCACGATCGCCGACAACGCCAGCACCGACGCCACCTGGACGATAGCCGCCGGCCTCGGCCGCGAGCTGCCCCACGTGCGCGCCGTCCACCTTGACGCCAAGGGACGGGGACGGGCGCTGCGCCGGGTCTGGTCCGGCAGCGACGCCGACGTGGTCAGCTACATGGACGTGGACCTGTCCACCGACCTGGACGCCTTCCTGCCTCTGGTGGCCCCGCTGCTGTCGGGCCACAGCGACCTGGCCATCGGGACCCGGCTGTCCAAGGGCGCCAACGTGGTCCGCGGGCCGAAGCGGGAGTTCATCTCAAGGAGCTACAACCTGCTGCTGCGCTCGGCGATGGGCGCCGGCTTCTCCGACGCCCAGTGCGGCTTCAAGGCCGCCCGCACCGAGATCGCCCAGGCGCTGCTGCCCGCCGTCGAGGACGAGGAGTGGTTCTTCGACACCGAGCTGCTGCTCCTGGCCGAACGGCACGGCCTGCGCATCCACGAGGTGCCCGTCGACTGGGTGGACGACCCCGACAGCCGGGTGGACATCGCCAGGACGGCCATGGACGACCTGCGGGGGATGGCCAGGGTGGCGCGGAAGACCCTGTCGGGAGCGGCCCGCATCCCGGTGCCGCCACGGGTCCAGAAGGCCCGGCTCCCCGCCGGCATGGCCCGGCAGCTGCCCAGCTTCGCCCTCATCGGGGTGATCAGCACGCTGGCGCACCTCGCCCTGTTCGTCACCCTGCGGCTGGTGGTGCCCGCCGTGGTCGCCAACGCCGTGGCCCTGCTCGTCACCGCCGTGGCCAACACCGCCGCCAACCGCCGCTTCACCTTCGGCGTCACCGGCCGCGCCGGAGCCCTCCGCCAGCAGCTCGAAGGCGGCCTGGCCTTCCTGATCGGTCTCCTGCTGAGCACCGGCGGCCTGACCCTGCTCGGCCACCTCATCCCCGGAGCCTCGGCCACCACCGAGATCGCCGCGGTCGTCGCCGCCAACGCCCTCGCCACCCTGGTCCGCTTCCTCCTGCTCCGCGCGTGGGTCTTCAACCCCCGGCGCACGAAGGAGGCCGCCCGATGA
- a CDS encoding ArnT family glycosyltransferase — translation MTSRTSGPAGSRAAGSGAAVRRALLGAPGDPRWARPGLWGVLALAAVLHLWALGRNGHANGYYSAAILSGTQSWKAFFFGALDAGSFITVDKPPLALWVMGLPARIFGFGTWSMLLPQALAGVAAVGVVHSAVRRALPGPPGHAAGLLAALVMALTPITVAINRDNNPDTVLVLLLVLAGWFCQEAVRTGRTRTLVVSAALVGLAFNTKMLQAYLVLPAFAPVYLAMAPGSVPRRLGRLLAAGVALVVSSAWWMAIVDLWPASDRPYIGGSTDNSVWDLVIGYNGLGRVFGGGGGRGGGGGGFGGEPGAGRLFNDIMAGQISWLLPFAAAALAAGLILAGRHRLRGTRVALLLWGGWLAVHYVVFSFSSGTFHPYYSTAMAPAVAALTGLGGVLLWRAYQESRAWAWALPTGVAVTGAWAFTVLRRTPDFVPWLAWAVAAVAAAAAAGLLLARLGRRLRRRVAAVALLAGLAAGLAGPAAYALTPLGSSVNGTNPTAGPAGAAGMRGPGGFPGGFPGGFPGGGQAGGRGVLPGGLPADLPEGLPGGPGTGLPDGYRRDGQQGPPAGTRGGPGGAVDRELTEYLTDNRGSATWLVAVGSAQSASSVILSTGLPVIAMGGFTGSDPAMTVDRLKDLVSSGRLKYLLPGGDRGGPGGPGPGPGGGGGGGSEVTAWAQANCTAVAPSEYGGAEGGQTLYRCG, via the coding sequence ATGACCTCCCGCACCTCCGGCCCGGCCGGGAGCCGTGCGGCGGGATCCGGCGCCGCCGTGCGGCGGGCGCTTCTCGGCGCCCCCGGCGACCCGCGCTGGGCCCGGCCCGGCCTGTGGGGCGTGCTCGCGCTGGCCGCCGTCCTGCACCTGTGGGCCCTCGGCCGCAACGGCCACGCCAACGGCTACTACTCCGCCGCGATCCTGTCGGGCACCCAGAGTTGGAAGGCGTTCTTCTTCGGCGCCCTGGACGCCGGATCGTTCATCACCGTCGACAAGCCCCCGCTCGCGCTGTGGGTGATGGGGCTGCCGGCGCGGATCTTCGGGTTCGGGACGTGGAGCATGCTCCTGCCCCAGGCCCTGGCGGGCGTCGCCGCCGTCGGCGTGGTCCACTCGGCCGTACGGCGGGCGCTGCCCGGCCCGCCGGGCCACGCCGCAGGCCTGCTCGCGGCCCTGGTGATGGCGCTGACCCCGATCACGGTCGCCATCAACCGGGACAACAACCCCGACACCGTCCTCGTCCTGCTCCTGGTCCTGGCCGGCTGGTTCTGCCAGGAGGCGGTCCGCACCGGCCGCACGCGCACGCTCGTCGTGTCGGCCGCCCTCGTCGGCCTGGCCTTCAACACCAAGATGCTCCAGGCATACCTGGTGCTGCCGGCCTTCGCCCCGGTCTACCTGGCCATGGCCCCCGGCTCGGTGCCCCGGCGGCTCGGCCGCCTGCTCGCGGCGGGCGTCGCCCTGGTGGTCTCCAGCGCCTGGTGGATGGCGATCGTGGACCTGTGGCCCGCCTCCGACCGCCCCTACATCGGCGGCAGCACCGACAACTCCGTCTGGGACCTGGTCATCGGCTACAACGGTCTCGGCCGCGTCTTCGGCGGTGGCGGCGGGCGCGGCGGGGGAGGGGGCGGGTTCGGCGGCGAGCCGGGGGCCGGGCGCCTGTTCAACGACATCATGGCCGGGCAGATCTCCTGGCTCCTGCCCTTCGCCGCGGCCGCCCTGGCCGCCGGGCTGATCCTGGCCGGCCGCCACCGCCTGCGCGGCACCCGCGTGGCCCTGCTGCTGTGGGGTGGCTGGCTCGCGGTCCACTACGTGGTCTTCAGCTTCTCCAGCGGCACCTTCCACCCCTACTACTCCACCGCCATGGCGCCGGCCGTCGCCGCCCTGACCGGGCTCGGCGGGGTGCTGCTGTGGCGCGCCTACCAGGAGTCCCGGGCCTGGGCGTGGGCGCTGCCGACGGGCGTCGCGGTCACCGGGGCCTGGGCCTTCACGGTGCTCCGCCGTACGCCGGACTTCGTGCCCTGGCTGGCCTGGGCGGTGGCCGCGGTGGCGGCGGCCGCGGCGGCCGGACTGCTCCTGGCCCGGCTCGGCCGGCGGCTCCGGCGGCGGGTCGCCGCGGTCGCCCTGCTCGCCGGGCTGGCCGCGGGCCTGGCCGGGCCCGCCGCCTACGCCCTGACCCCGCTCGGCTCGTCCGTCAACGGCACCAACCCCACCGCAGGGCCCGCAGGGGCCGCCGGCATGCGGGGACCGGGTGGTTTCCCGGGCGGGTTCCCGGGTGGGTTCCCCGGAGGAGGCCAGGCGGGCGGCCGGGGCGTGCTCCCCGGGGGGCTGCCCGCCGATCTCCCGGAAGGTCTGCCCGGCGGCCCCGGGACGGGCCTGCCCGACGGGTACCGGCGGGACGGGCAGCAGGGCCCGCCGGCCGGGACGCGGGGCGGCCCCGGCGGGGCCGTGGACCGGGAGCTGACCGAGTATCTGACGGACAACCGGGGTAGCGCGACCTGGCTGGTGGCGGTGGGCAGCGCGCAGAGCGCTTCGTCGGTCATCCTGTCCACCGGCCTGCCCGTCATCGCCATGGGCGGCTTCACCGGCAGCGACCCGGCCATGACCGTGGACCGGCTCAAGGATCTCGTCTCCTCCGGGCGGCTCAAATATCTGCTGCCGGGCGGCGACCGGGGCGGCCCCGGCGGCCCCGGCCCCGGCCCCGGCGGTGGCGGTGGCGGTGGCTCCGAGGTGACCGCGTGGGCGCAGGCCAACTGCACCGCCGTCGCCCCCTCCGAGTACGGCGGCGCGGAGGGGGGCCAGACCCTCTACCGCTGCGGCTGA
- a CDS encoding TetR/AcrR family transcriptional regulator, with product MHSGGARGSRADQADQRRAELLEAARRVVLERGLASTRVADIAKATNVSGGLIHYHFATKDDLITEMLRSTSESEVQRLREIAADPGTAVERLDRVLRFYIPASRSDQSWILWLDAWAVGVREAHIRAILLELEGAWIEILAEVIAGGVAGGEFVCDDPQGAAERIDGMLDGLVVRYTLHAGNMSRSRLLHHARVAAAREVGLDPAIFPAEPLADQPAPSEP from the coding sequence GTGCACAGCGGAGGGGCGCGCGGCAGCCGCGCAGACCAGGCGGACCAGCGTCGCGCGGAGCTGCTCGAAGCCGCCCGGCGGGTCGTGCTCGAACGGGGGCTGGCGAGCACCCGCGTCGCCGACATCGCCAAGGCGACCAACGTGAGCGGTGGGCTGATCCACTACCACTTCGCCACCAAGGACGATCTCATCACCGAGATGCTCCGCAGCACCAGCGAGTCGGAGGTCCAGCGGCTGAGGGAGATCGCCGCCGACCCGGGGACCGCCGTCGAGCGGCTGGACCGGGTCCTGCGCTTCTACATCCCGGCCTCCCGGTCCGACCAGAGCTGGATCCTCTGGCTCGACGCCTGGGCCGTCGGGGTCCGCGAGGCGCACATCCGGGCCATCCTGCTGGAGCTGGAGGGCGCCTGGATCGAGATCCTCGCCGAGGTGATCGCGGGCGGTGTGGCGGGGGGCGAGTTCGTCTGCGACGACCCTCAGGGGGCGGCCGAGCGGATCGACGGCATGCTCGACGGCCTGGTCGTCCGTTACACCCTGCACGCGGGGAACATGTCCCGCTCCCGGCTCCTGCACCACGCCCGGGTCGCCGCCGCCCGCGAGGTCGGTCTCGACCCCGCGATCTTCCCCGCCGAGCCGCTCGCCGACCAGCCGGCCCCCTCGGAGCCCTGA
- a CDS encoding helix-turn-helix domain-containing protein, producing the protein MSGFQQVRSDLGMQLRQLREAAHLSGKELAERLRWQPSKVSRIENARQTATEDDITQWGRAVQAAPEVVEELIDQASGLLERQDSWRQRHRSGLAALQEDIRDLEMRTTLFRVFEPGVVIGLLQTTEYARSIFTRIKRLYNAPDEIDAAIRVRMQRQEILYDQTKKFRFILPEAVLRYRLAPLDVLRGQLDRLLAVTALPNVEFGVVPFEAPLPSALLNGFWIYDGDQVAVPTRTRDLILRDPDDIAFYERAFEEFGEVAAFREEARAVIVRVLEDFARQSSD; encoded by the coding sequence GTGAGCGGGTTCCAGCAGGTCAGGAGCGATCTGGGCATGCAGCTCAGGCAGCTGCGCGAGGCGGCCCACCTGTCCGGCAAGGAGCTGGCCGAGCGGCTGCGGTGGCAGCCCTCGAAGGTCTCCCGGATCGAGAACGCCCGCCAGACCGCCACCGAGGACGACATCACCCAGTGGGGGCGGGCCGTGCAGGCCGCCCCCGAGGTCGTCGAGGAGCTGATCGACCAGGCCTCCGGACTGCTGGAGCGGCAGGACTCCTGGCGGCAGCGGCACCGCAGCGGGCTGGCCGCGCTCCAGGAGGACATCCGCGACCTGGAGATGCGGACCACGCTGTTCCGGGTGTTCGAGCCGGGGGTGGTCATCGGCCTGCTGCAGACCACCGAGTACGCCCGGAGCATCTTCACCCGGATCAAACGCCTCTACAACGCGCCCGACGAGATCGACGCCGCCATCCGGGTGCGGATGCAGCGCCAGGAGATCCTCTACGACCAGACCAAGAAGTTCCGCTTCATCCTGCCCGAGGCCGTGCTCCGCTACCGGCTGGCCCCGCTGGACGTGCTCCGCGGCCAGCTGGACCGGCTGCTGGCCGTGACCGCGCTGCCGAACGTGGAGTTCGGCGTGGTCCCCTTCGAGGCCCCCCTCCCCTCCGCGCTGCTCAACGGCTTCTGGATCTACGACGGCGACCAGGTCGCGGTGCCCACCAGGACCCGGGACCTGATCCTGCGCGACCCCGATGACATCGCCTTCTACGAGCGGGCTTTCGAGGAGTTCGGTGAGGTCGCGGCCTTCCGGGAGGAGGCCCGGGCGGTGATCGTCCGGGTCCTGGAGGACTTCGCACGACAATCCTCGGATTAA
- a CDS encoding phosphotransferase family protein produces the protein MVSAHIDLNAIDFGALGTWMDGQGLPGGTFEHVGPVTGGTQNIMVRFERGGASYVLRRPPLHPRAASNEVLRREARVLAALRDTPVAAPRLVAACADETVMGDAVFYLMEPVRGFNATVGLPEPHAGDPAIRHRMGFEATSALAELGRVDHRGLDGFGRPEGFLERQVPRWMGELETYAALDGYPGPEIPGLEETAAWLERNRPRSFSPGIMHGDYHLANLMFAYDGPRVAAIVDWEMCTVGDPLLDLGWLLATWPAPDGGGMLTGHVAGLPTAGEITACYTALSDRDTSAVDWYAVLACFKLGIVLEGTHARACAGKAPKDIGDLLHATTLSLFARARSFM, from the coding sequence ATGGTCTCCGCGCACATCGACCTCAACGCGATCGACTTCGGCGCGCTGGGGACGTGGATGGACGGCCAGGGGCTGCCGGGCGGGACGTTCGAGCACGTCGGGCCGGTGACCGGCGGGACGCAGAACATCATGGTCCGGTTCGAGCGGGGCGGGGCGTCCTACGTGCTGCGCAGGCCGCCGCTGCACCCCCGGGCGGCGAGCAACGAGGTGCTCAGGCGGGAGGCCCGGGTGCTGGCGGCGCTGCGGGACACCCCGGTGGCGGCGCCCCGCCTCGTCGCGGCCTGCGCGGACGAGACCGTCATGGGGGACGCCGTCTTCTACCTGATGGAGCCGGTCCGGGGGTTCAACGCCACCGTCGGCCTGCCCGAGCCGCACGCCGGCGATCCGGCGATCCGGCACCGGATGGGGTTCGAGGCGACCTCGGCCCTGGCCGAGCTGGGCCGGGTGGACCATCGCGGCCTCGACGGCTTCGGGCGACCCGAGGGGTTCCTGGAACGGCAGGTGCCCCGGTGGATGGGCGAGCTGGAGACCTACGCCGCGCTCGACGGCTATCCGGGGCCCGAGATCCCCGGCCTGGAGGAGACCGCCGCCTGGCTGGAGCGGAACAGGCCGCGGAGCTTCTCCCCCGGGATCATGCACGGGGACTACCACCTGGCCAACCTGATGTTCGCCTACGACGGGCCCAGGGTCGCCGCGATCGTGGACTGGGAGATGTGCACGGTCGGGGACCCGCTGCTGGATCTGGGGTGGCTGCTGGCCACCTGGCCGGCCCCGGACGGCGGCGGCATGCTCACCGGCCACGTCGCCGGGCTGCCCACCGCCGGGGAGATCACCGCCTGCTACACGGCCCTGTCGGACCGGGACACCTCGGCCGTCGACTGGTACGCGGTGCTGGCCTGCTTCAAGCTCGGCATCGTCCTTGAGGGCACCCACGCCCGCGCGTGCGCCGGGAAGGCCCCCAAGGACATCGGGGACCTGCTGCACGCCACCACGCTCAGCCTGTTCGCCCGCGCCCGGAGCTTCATGTGA
- a CDS encoding acyclic terpene utilization AtuA family protein, whose translation MLRIANCSGFYGDRLSAAREMVEGGPIDVLTGDWLAELTMLILAGNRLKGRPGYAPTFLRQLEQVLGTCLERGIKIVSNAGGLDPAGCAGAVAELAGRLGLPVKVAHVTGDDLSGHDLGGAPNLDTGERLPAAPLTANAYLGGRPIAAALSAGADVVVTGRVTDAALVTGPGIWRYGWRPGDYDALAGSVVAGHVIECGCQATGGNYAFFGEVPDLAHCGFPLVELDSDGSSVVTKHPGTGGLVSVGTVTAQLLYEIASPRYPGPDVVARFDTIELRQQGPDRVRISGVRGEAPPDTLKVAVNYVGGYRNTMTMVLTGLDIEAKARLAQEAIWSRVPRESFDQVHVELTPLTGTAPPTGPVPGAGDASGDDTAGAGDGAAGAAPAAGTALLRVTVMDADRKKAGRAFSSAVVETGLASYPGFYGLTPPGDASPYGVYWPTLVPAETVRARVWLDGRELDTLETDGARSGGREAGGGEAGAPETGDRAPERAGPGQGGAGPAADGGAEQAADGGETVRAALGTIMGARSGDKGGNVNLGVWVRTAEQFRWLSDHLTAGRLRELLPATAGLEIERFDLPNLHALNFVVHGLLGRGVAASPRLDAQAKALGEELRAAHTDIPRSLLPSRDAG comes from the coding sequence ATGCTGCGCATCGCCAACTGCTCCGGCTTCTACGGCGACCGGCTGTCGGCCGCCCGGGAGATGGTCGAGGGCGGTCCGATCGACGTGCTCACCGGCGACTGGCTCGCCGAGCTGACCATGCTGATCCTGGCCGGCAACCGGTTGAAGGGCCGCCCCGGCTACGCGCCGACCTTTCTCCGGCAGCTTGAGCAGGTCCTGGGGACGTGCCTGGAGCGGGGCATCAAGATCGTGTCCAACGCGGGCGGCCTCGATCCGGCCGGGTGCGCCGGGGCGGTGGCCGAGCTGGCCGGCCGGCTCGGGCTGCCGGTGAAGGTGGCGCACGTCACCGGCGACGACCTGTCGGGGCACGATCTGGGCGGCGCGCCGAACCTCGACACCGGGGAGAGGCTGCCCGCCGCCCCGCTGACCGCCAACGCCTACCTGGGGGGCAGGCCGATCGCCGCCGCCCTGTCGGCCGGGGCGGATGTGGTGGTGACCGGCCGGGTCACGGACGCCGCGCTGGTCACCGGGCCGGGGATCTGGCGGTACGGCTGGCGGCCCGGCGACTACGACGCGCTGGCCGGATCGGTGGTGGCCGGGCACGTCATCGAGTGCGGCTGCCAGGCGACCGGCGGGAACTACGCCTTCTTCGGCGAGGTGCCGGACCTGGCGCACTGCGGGTTCCCGCTCGTGGAGCTGGACTCCGACGGGTCCAGCGTGGTCACCAAGCATCCGGGGACCGGCGGGCTGGTCTCGGTGGGCACGGTCACCGCTCAGCTGCTGTACGAGATCGCCTCGCCGCGCTACCCGGGGCCCGACGTGGTGGCGCGCTTCGACACGATCGAGCTGCGCCAGCAGGGCCCGGACCGGGTCCGGATCTCGGGGGTGCGGGGCGAGGCCCCGCCGGACACCCTCAAGGTCGCCGTCAACTATGTGGGCGGCTACCGCAACACCATGACCATGGTCCTGACCGGCCTGGACATCGAGGCCAAGGCCCGGCTCGCGCAGGAGGCCATCTGGTCCCGCGTCCCCAGGGAGTCCTTCGACCAGGTCCACGTCGAGCTGACCCCGCTCACCGGCACCGCCCCGCCCACGGGCCCGGTCCCCGGCGCGGGCGACGCCTCGGGTGACGACACGGCGGGCGCGGGCGACGGTGCGGCGGGCGCGGCCCCGGCCGCCGGCACCGCCCTGCTCCGCGTCACCGTGATGGACGCCGACCGGAAGAAGGCCGGGCGCGCCTTCTCCTCCGCCGTGGTGGAGACGGGCCTGGCCAGCTACCCCGGTTTCTACGGCCTCACCCCTCCGGGCGACGCCTCCCCCTACGGCGTCTACTGGCCGACCCTCGTCCCGGCGGAGACGGTCCGGGCGCGTGTCTGGCTCGACGGCCGGGAGCTCGACACCCTGGAGACCGACGGCGCGCGGTCCGGCGGCCGGGAGGCCGGCGGCGGGGAGGCCGGGGCCCCGGAGACCGGAGACCGGGCGCCGGAACGGGCGGGGCCGGGACAGGGCGGGGCGGGTCCCGCGGCCGACGGCGGGGCGGAGCAGGCGGCCGACGGCGGGGAGACCGTGCGGGCCGCGCTGGGCACGATCATGGGCGCCCGCTCGGGGGACAAGGGCGGCAACGTCAACCTGGGCGTCTGGGTCCGCACGGCCGAGCAGTTCCGGTGGCTGTCGGACCATCTGACGGCCGGACGTCTCCGGGAGCTGCTGCCGGCCACCGCCGGCCTGGAGATCGAACGCTTCGACCTCCCCAACCTCCACGCCCTCAACTTCGTCGTCCACGGCCTCCTCGGCCGGGGCGTGGCCGCCAGCCCCCGCCTCGACGCCCAGGCCAAGGCCCTCGGCGAGGAGCTCCGCGCCGCGCACACCGACATCCCCCGGTCCCTCCTCCCCTCCCGAGACGCCGGTTGA
- a CDS encoding enoyl-CoA hydratase-related protein produces MNTDGGWPMERLVHKELSGGVATITLDSPRNRNALSVRLLGDLEDRLNWALAEERVRVIVLTGTGPVFCAGADLKEQRIEPGNAHEAPVTASFPEIMNLIWESPKPVVCRLNGTARAGGLGLVAACDFAIAPDTASFAFTEVRLGVVPAMISVTVLRRLEPRAAAEYLLTGEVFDAARAQEIGLLTRAVPEEDLDSAVAHYTGMLLRGGPESLALTKQLVRTVPTLPVEEGLRQMAELSAQRFTSAEGQEGIASFMEKRPASWIPRS; encoded by the coding sequence ATGAACACCGATGGGGGCTGGCCGATGGAGCGCCTGGTGCACAAGGAGCTGTCCGGAGGGGTCGCGACGATCACCCTGGACTCCCCGCGCAACCGGAACGCGCTGTCCGTGCGGCTGCTGGGCGACCTGGAGGACCGGCTCAACTGGGCGCTCGCCGAGGAGCGCGTGCGGGTCATCGTGCTCACCGGCACCGGACCGGTGTTCTGCGCCGGGGCGGACCTCAAGGAGCAGCGGATCGAGCCGGGCAACGCGCACGAGGCGCCGGTGACCGCCTCGTTCCCGGAGATCATGAACCTGATCTGGGAGAGCCCCAAGCCGGTCGTCTGCCGGTTGAACGGCACCGCGCGCGCCGGAGGGCTGGGCCTGGTGGCGGCCTGCGACTTCGCGATCGCGCCGGACACGGCGTCGTTCGCCTTCACCGAGGTGCGGCTCGGCGTGGTCCCCGCGATGATCTCGGTGACCGTGCTGCGGCGGCTCGAACCTCGGGCCGCGGCCGAATACCTCCTCACCGGAGAGGTCTTCGACGCCGCCCGCGCCCAGGAGATCGGCCTGCTCACCCGCGCCGTCCCGGAGGAAGATCTGGACAGCGCGGTCGCCCACTACACCGGCATGCTGCTGCGCGGCGGCCCCGAGTCCCTGGCGCTCACCAAACAGCTCGTGCGGACCGTGCCCACGCTGCCGGTGGAGGAGGGCCTGCGTCAGATGGCCGAGCTGTCGGCCCAGCGCTTCACCTCCGCCGAGGGCCAGGAGGGCATCGCCTCCTTCATGGAGAAGCGGCCGGCCTCCTGGATCCCCCGGTCCTAG
- a CDS encoding acetyl/propionyl/methylcrotonyl-CoA carboxylase subunit alpha: MISRLLVANRGEIARRVFRTCRDLGIETVAVFSDADAGAPHAAEADHAVRLAGVKPADTYLSVDRVVGAALTAGADAVHPGYGFLSENEAFAQAVLDAGLTWVGPSPEAIAAMGSKIRAKALMAEAGVPVLPGFTARPGYSMDDLEHDLDTVFTRMSGSASGWRVPLLVKASAGGGGRGMRIVALTDDLPGAVESARREAESAFGDGTVFVEPLLENARHIEVQILADRHGTVWTLGERECSIQRRHQKVIEETPSPAVSPAMRARLCGAAVKAAQAIGYVGAGTVEFLVKDDTVAFLEMNTRLQVEHPVTECVYGVDLVELQLRIAEGARLPGAAPAPSGHAVEARLYAEDPARDWLPQTGTLHRFDVPGVTSRFSPVPRGASGGLRLDSGVEDGSEIGVHYDPMLAKVVSYGASRADAVRRLATALSRATIHGPVTNRDLLVAVLRSPAFLAGDTHTGFLAEHGSVPAAGERAVGLSALAAALAQAAAERRAATVQAALPSGWRNVVSQPQRAAFEEAEVAYRITRDGLRAEGFPDTVLVGATPGLVVLETSGVRHRFAVARYDGVTHVDSPLGAVRLTPLARLPEPVEHVAPGSLLAPMPGTVLRVEVKSGEPVVAGQVVVVLEAMKMEHQITAPVAGTVSALNVAPGRQVEAEAVLAVIEEQA; the protein is encoded by the coding sequence ATGATCAGCCGTCTTCTCGTCGCCAACCGGGGTGAGATCGCCCGGCGCGTCTTCCGCACCTGCCGCGACCTCGGCATCGAGACCGTCGCGGTCTTCTCCGACGCCGACGCCGGGGCGCCTCACGCGGCGGAGGCCGACCACGCAGTGCGGCTCGCCGGCGTCAAGCCCGCCGACACCTACCTGTCCGTGGACAGGGTCGTCGGCGCGGCCCTCACGGCCGGGGCCGACGCGGTCCATCCCGGTTACGGCTTCCTGTCGGAGAACGAGGCGTTCGCGCAGGCCGTGCTCGACGCGGGTCTGACATGGGTCGGCCCCTCCCCCGAGGCCATCGCCGCGATGGGCTCCAAGATCAGGGCGAAGGCCCTGATGGCCGAGGCCGGGGTCCCGGTGCTCCCGGGCTTCACCGCCAGGCCCGGCTACTCGATGGACGATCTCGAACACGACCTCGACACCGTGTTCACCCGGATGAGCGGATCGGCGTCCGGATGGCGGGTCCCCCTGCTGGTGAAGGCGTCGGCCGGCGGCGGCGGGCGCGGGATGCGGATCGTGGCGCTGACCGACGACCTGCCCGGCGCGGTCGAGTCGGCCCGCCGGGAGGCCGAGTCGGCGTTCGGGGACGGGACGGTCTTCGTCGAGCCCCTGCTGGAGAACGCCCGGCACATCGAGGTCCAGATCCTGGCCGACCGGCACGGGACGGTGTGGACGCTGGGCGAGCGGGAGTGCTCCATCCAGCGGCGGCACCAGAAGGTGATCGAGGAGACCCCCTCCCCGGCGGTCTCCCCCGCGATGCGGGCACGGCTGTGCGGCGCGGCGGTCAAGGCGGCGCAGGCCATCGGATACGTCGGGGCGGGGACCGTCGAGTTCCTCGTCAAGGACGACACGGTCGCGTTCCTGGAGATGAACACCAGGCTCCAGGTCGAGCACCCGGTCACCGAGTGCGTCTACGGCGTCGACCTGGTCGAGCTCCAGCTCCGGATCGCCGAGGGCGCCCGGCTCCCCGGGGCCGCACCGGCGCCCTCCGGCCACGCCGTCGAGGCGCGGCTGTACGCCGAGGACCCCGCGCGCGACTGGCTCCCGCAGACCGGGACCCTGCACCGCTTCGACGTCCCCGGCGTGACCTCCCGCTTCTCCCCCGTGCCGCGTGGCGCCTCCGGCGGCCTCCGGCTGGACTCCGGTGTGGAGGACGGCTCCGAGATCGGCGTCCACTACGACCCGATGCTCGCCAAGGTCGTCTCCTACGGGGCCAGCCGCGCCGACGCCGTGCGGAGACTCGCCACCGCCCTGTCGAGGGCGACGATCCACGGCCCCGTCACCAACCGGGACCTGCTGGTCGCGGTCCTGCGCAGCCCGGCCTTCCTGGCCGGCGACACCCACACCGGCTTCCTCGCCGAGCACGGGTCCGTCCCGGCCGCCGGGGAGCGCGCCGTGGGCCTGTCCGCGCTCGCCGCCGCCCTCGCCCAGGCCGCGGCGGAAAGGCGGGCGGCGACCGTGCAGGCCGCGCTGCCCAGCGGGTGGCGCAACGTGGTCTCGCAGCCGCAGCGCGCGGCCTTCGAGGAGGCGGAGGTCGCCTACCGGATCACCCGGGACGGCCTGCGGGCGGAGGGTTTCCCCGACACGGTCCTGGTCGGCGCCACGCCCGGCCTGGTCGTCCTGGAGACCTCCGGCGTCCGGCACCGCTTCGCCGTCGCCCGCTACGACGGCGTGACCCACGTCGACTCCCCCCTCGGCGCGGTACGGCTGACGCCGCTGGCCCGGCTCCCCGAGCCGGTCGAACACGTGGCCCCGGGCTCCCTGCTGGCGCCGATGCCCGGTACCGTGCTCCGCGTCGAGGTGAAGTCCGGCGAGCCCGTCGTGGCGGGCCAGGTGGTCGTGGTGCTGGAGGCCATGAAGATGGAACATCAGATCACCGCCCCGGTGGCGGGCACGGTGTCCGCGCTGAACGTCGCGCCGGGCCGGCAGGTCGAGGCGGAGGCCGTACTGGCCGTGATCGAGGAGCAGGCATGA